Proteins from a single region of Lysinibacillus sp. JNUCC-52:
- a CDS encoding cation diffusion facilitator family transporter, with protein MGHHHDHSHDHTHGANKKVLLLSFIIITSYMVVEAVGGVLTNSLALLSDAGHMLSDSISLAIALLAFMFGEKAASLSKTYGYKRFEILAAVLNGVTLILIALFIFYEAIERFANPPEVATSGMLIISVIGLLVNILVAWIMMRGGDTQDNLNMRGAFLHVLSDMLGSVGAIIAALVIMFFGWGWADPLASVIVAVLVLRSGYFVTKASIHVLMEGTPSNVDAQEIIQIIEQTEGVQSIHDLHIWTITSGTNALSCHAVVDSKLSIGDSEHILREIEHNLEHKGIKHVTIQLETVGNLHDASILCNIKSEQAHQHNHD; from the coding sequence ATGGGGCATCATCACGATCACAGCCATGATCATACACATGGCGCAAATAAAAAGGTACTTTTACTATCCTTTATAATCATTACGAGCTATATGGTTGTTGAAGCGGTTGGCGGGGTTTTAACAAATAGTTTGGCGCTTTTATCAGATGCTGGACATATGTTAAGTGATTCGATTTCATTAGCAATTGCACTACTTGCTTTTATGTTTGGAGAAAAGGCAGCTAGTTTAAGTAAAACTTATGGCTATAAAAGGTTTGAAATATTAGCTGCTGTATTAAACGGTGTGACATTAATATTAATAGCACTATTTATTTTCTATGAAGCAATTGAGCGTTTTGCAAATCCTCCAGAAGTGGCAACGTCAGGAATGCTTATTATTAGTGTTATTGGCCTTTTAGTAAATATTTTAGTTGCTTGGATTATGATGCGTGGTGGCGATACACAAGACAATTTGAATATGCGCGGTGCATTTTTACATGTTCTTAGCGATATGCTTGGCTCTGTAGGCGCCATCATTGCTGCATTAGTTATTATGTTTTTCGGCTGGGGTTGGGCAGATCCACTTGCAAGTGTCATTGTCGCAGTGTTAGTACTACGTAGTGGATATTTTGTCACAAAGGCGTCTATCCATGTTCTTATGGAAGGAACACCGTCAAATGTAGATGCACAGGAAATTATTCAAATAATCGAGCAAACTGAAGGTGTGCAAAGTATTCATGACCTTCATATTTGGACGATTACAAGTGGTACAAATGCTCTTTCGTGTCATGCAGTAGTCGATAGTAAGCTCAGTATTGGAGATAGCGAGCATATATTACGTGAAATTGAACATAATCTTGAACATAAGGGCATAAAGCATGTAACGATTCAACTGGAAACAGTGGGGAATCTTCATGATGCATCAATTTTATGTAATATTAAAAGTGAGCAGGCCCATCAGCACAATCATGATTAA
- the serS gene encoding serine--tRNA ligase gives MLDIKRVRENFAEIKEMLLTRNEDLGNLDDFEALDTKRRELIAKAEELKAERNKVSEQISVMKRNKENADEVIARMRQVGDEIKELDTQLNEVEDRFKDMMMRLPNVPHESVPVGTTEDDNVEEYTWGEVPTFDFDIKAHWDIATDLQIVDFERGAKVTGSRFLFYRGLGARLERALMSFMMDLHAEEHGYEEMLPPVIVNRDSLTGTGQLPKFEEDVFKVDDTDYFMIPTAEVPVTNFYRDEILPIEALPQGFAAYSACFRSEAGSAGRDTRGLIRQHQFNKVELVRFVKPEESYEQLELLTGHAEKVLQLLGLPYRKLKMCTADLGFTAAKKYDLEVWIPAQNMYREISSCSNFEDFQARRANIRFRREANAKPEYVHTLNGSGLAIGRTVAAILENYQQADGSVVIPEVLVPYMGGKTVIAPK, from the coding sequence ATGTTAGATATTAAACGCGTCCGTGAAAACTTTGCGGAAATTAAAGAAATGCTATTAACACGTAACGAGGATTTAGGAAACTTAGACGATTTTGAAGCTTTAGATACAAAACGTCGCGAATTAATCGCAAAGGCAGAAGAGCTTAAAGCTGAACGAAATAAAGTGTCTGAGCAAATCTCTGTTATGAAACGCAATAAAGAAAATGCTGATGAAGTCATCGCACGTATGCGTCAAGTTGGTGATGAGATTAAAGAGTTAGATACACAGCTAAATGAAGTAGAAGATCGATTTAAAGATATGATGATGCGTTTACCAAACGTTCCACATGAGTCTGTGCCAGTTGGTACTACTGAAGACGATAATGTAGAGGAATATACGTGGGGTGAAGTGCCAACATTTGATTTCGATATTAAAGCACACTGGGATATCGCAACAGATTTACAAATTGTTGATTTTGAACGCGGTGCAAAAGTAACTGGAAGCCGTTTCTTATTCTATCGTGGCTTAGGTGCTCGTTTAGAACGTGCATTAATGAGCTTTATGATGGATTTACATGCAGAAGAGCATGGCTACGAGGAAATGTTACCACCTGTTATTGTGAATCGAGACAGCTTAACGGGTACAGGTCAGCTACCTAAGTTTGAGGAAGATGTATTTAAAGTAGACGATACAGACTACTTTATGATTCCAACAGCAGAAGTACCCGTTACGAATTTCTACCGCGATGAAATTTTGCCTATTGAAGCTTTACCACAGGGCTTTGCAGCATATAGTGCTTGCTTCCGCTCAGAAGCGGGCTCTGCAGGTCGTGATACACGTGGCTTAATTCGTCAGCACCAATTCAATAAAGTAGAATTAGTACGATTTGTTAAACCTGAAGAATCTTACGAGCAATTAGAGTTATTAACTGGTCACGCTGAAAAAGTACTGCAATTATTAGGCTTACCTTACCGTAAATTAAAAATGTGTACAGCCGATTTAGGTTTTACAGCTGCTAAAAAATATGATTTAGAAGTTTGGATTCCTGCACAAAATATGTACCGTGAAATTTCTTCTTGCTCAAACTTTGAGGATTTCCAAGCGCGCCGTGCGAATATCCGTTTCCGCCGTGAAGCAAATGCAAAACCAGAATACGTGCACACATTAAACGGCTCAGGTCTTGCGATTGGTCGAACAGTAGCCGCTATCCTTGAAAACTATCAGCAAGCGGATGGAAGCGTAGTAATCCCAGAAGTATTAGTTCCTTATATGGGCGGAAAAACAGTAATTGCACCAAAATAA
- the pdxR gene encoding MocR-like pyridoxine biosynthesis transcription factor PdxR, protein MDMLLFQLEKDGGKPLYDQLYSGIKEAIITKKITVGEKLPSKRKLADFLNISQTTIEIAYAQLLAEGYIMSKSRVGYFVEDIDELPYIQQDTTNFLTEQPRKKSYTIDFNPGSIDIDAFPFQTWRKYAKELFDDASKELLLTGEPQGELALRTEIANYLYQSRGVICSPEQIVIGSGTEQLLPMILRLFSEDTCFALENPGYPTVHRMFLQHKRKVCPISVDEEGILIQELEKTNANVVYITPSHQFPTGAVLSATRRAQALNWAAQSTSRYIIEDDYDSEFRYTGKPIPALQALDRNDKVIYMSTFTKSLMPSLRVAYFVLPPKLLATYNDVFNYYSSTVPRFDQHIVANFMRDGHFSKHLNRMRKVYRKKHEKLTTILEHYSTQIKITGEQAGMHILLNVQHDLSEKQLQQSANTAGIGIYPLSDYRLDENTTSQAQFLLGFGGIPVQEIETSVEKLMNCWAIQHKQPSTSRLK, encoded by the coding sequence ATGGATATGCTCTTATTTCAGCTTGAAAAAGATGGTGGAAAACCGCTATATGATCAGCTTTACAGCGGGATTAAAGAAGCTATTATTACTAAGAAGATTACAGTTGGAGAAAAATTACCTTCAAAGCGGAAATTAGCCGATTTTTTAAATATTTCTCAAACGACTATTGAAATCGCCTATGCGCAGTTACTTGCAGAAGGGTATATTATGTCAAAATCAAGGGTCGGCTATTTTGTTGAGGACATTGATGAACTTCCCTATATTCAGCAAGACACAACCAACTTCCTAACAGAGCAGCCTCGAAAAAAATCATACACGATTGATTTTAACCCTGGTTCCATTGATATTGATGCCTTCCCATTTCAAACGTGGCGAAAATATGCAAAAGAGCTATTTGATGATGCCTCGAAGGAATTATTATTGACGGGTGAGCCACAGGGGGAATTAGCCTTACGTACGGAGATTGCGAATTATTTATATCAATCACGTGGTGTTATTTGTAGCCCTGAGCAAATTGTTATTGGCTCTGGTACTGAACAATTACTTCCGATGATACTACGTCTCTTCAGTGAAGATACTTGCTTTGCGCTCGAAAACCCTGGCTATCCCACAGTGCATCGGATGTTTTTGCAACACAAGCGAAAGGTTTGCCCAATATCTGTAGACGAAGAAGGAATACTTATTCAAGAACTAGAAAAAACAAATGCCAATGTTGTTTATATAACGCCATCACATCAATTCCCTACTGGCGCTGTATTATCTGCTACAAGACGTGCACAGGCATTAAATTGGGCGGCTCAAAGCACCTCAAGATATATCATTGAGGATGATTACGATTCTGAATTTCGTTATACTGGAAAACCAATCCCTGCTCTTCAAGCACTAGATCGCAATGACAAGGTCATCTATATGAGTACCTTTACAAAATCTTTAATGCCCTCTTTGCGAGTTGCTTATTTTGTGCTTCCACCAAAGCTGCTGGCGACTTATAATGATGTCTTTAATTATTACTCATCCACAGTACCTAGGTTTGATCAGCATATTGTAGCCAATTTTATGCGAGACGGTCACTTTTCTAAGCATTTAAATCGAATGCGAAAAGTATATAGAAAAAAGCATGAGAAGCTAACTACAATTTTAGAACATTATTCTACTCAAATTAAAATAACAGGAGAGCAAGCAGGCATGCACATTTTGCTCAATGTCCAACATGACTTATCCGAGAAGCAACTACAGCAAAGTGCTAATACTGCTGGAATAGGGATCTATCCATTATCTGATTATCGCCTTGATGAAAATACAACCTCACAAGCTCAATTTTTACTTGGCTTTGGCGGAATACCAGTGCAGGAAATTGAAACATCCGTTGAGAAATTAATGAATTGCTGGGCAATACAACACAAACAACCATCTACATCACGATTAAAGTGA
- a CDS encoding sigma 54-interacting transcriptional regulator, with protein MVLHQFTQALREFDNVLITDEKGCAIFYDLADLNILLEIGLTPDEFFQKTVTDSYQNLSTETSTIFKVLQTGQPIIYFEQVLTTLNGFSYTSLSSTYPIIEEGAIIGAIEFSKHFYESKQIKYLDHFLGHKLYRDNYTNYRLEDLISVNAEMKAQTEKARRGAKKNSPILITGETGTGKDIIAQGIHNESERFTKPYIVLNCSILTEDNIFSQLYGVDAEGNQGKLQEANGGTLLIDQLNMLDLSLQAKLLHAVDLKILHGEPLDIRYITTVNEDIDKLLAEKRLREDLFYRLNVMQIDLPPLHMRKEDIPAILDFYIQFYNEHTIQKDVRYSDEVLQLFYEYHWPGNVRELKNALETAYNNLTGQEILLEHIPERIVRTVQQKAQPSMPNIHSGHLRDLTEAYERLIIAEKLRETEGRLAETARRLGISRQLLKYKCLKYELL; from the coding sequence ATGGTTCTACATCAATTTACACAAGCATTACGAGAGTTTGATAATGTTTTAATTACCGATGAAAAAGGCTGCGCTATTTTTTATGATTTAGCAGATTTAAATATATTGTTAGAGATTGGCTTAACACCAGATGAATTTTTCCAAAAAACCGTGACTGATAGCTATCAAAATTTATCTACTGAAACAAGTACAATTTTTAAAGTACTACAAACAGGGCAACCAATCATTTACTTTGAACAGGTTTTGACGACGTTAAATGGCTTTAGTTATACATCGCTAAGCTCAACCTATCCGATTATCGAAGAAGGAGCAATTATTGGCGCTATTGAGTTTTCAAAGCATTTTTATGAGAGTAAACAAATAAAATATTTAGATCATTTCCTCGGACATAAATTGTATCGAGATAACTATACAAATTACCGTTTAGAAGATTTAATTTCTGTTAATGCAGAAATGAAAGCTCAAACTGAGAAGGCACGTCGGGGGGCAAAGAAAAACTCTCCGATTCTGATTACAGGGGAAACTGGTACAGGAAAGGATATAATAGCGCAAGGCATTCATAATGAAAGCGAGCGTTTTACGAAGCCGTACATTGTACTCAATTGTTCAATATTGACAGAGGATAATATTTTTTCTCAGCTTTATGGTGTTGATGCTGAGGGGAATCAAGGAAAACTGCAGGAGGCGAATGGGGGCACATTACTAATTGATCAGTTAAATATGCTGGACCTATCATTACAGGCGAAATTATTGCATGCAGTAGATTTGAAAATACTGCATGGGGAGCCGTTAGATATTAGGTATATTACAACGGTCAATGAAGATATAGATAAACTTTTAGCAGAAAAAAGATTACGTGAAGATTTGTTTTATCGGCTGAACGTTATGCAAATAGATTTGCCACCGCTTCATATGCGCAAAGAAGATATACCTGCGATTCTTGATTTTTATATTCAATTTTATAATGAGCATACAATTCAAAAGGATGTTCGTTATAGTGATGAAGTACTTCAATTATTTTATGAATATCATTGGCCAGGCAATGTGCGTGAATTAAAAAATGCGCTAGAAACAGCCTATAACAACTTAACAGGGCAAGAAATTTTACTAGAGCATATTCCAGAGCGCATTGTAAGAACGGTACAACAAAAAGCTCAACCGTCGATGCCTAATATTCACTCAGGGCATTTACGAGATTTAACAGAAGCTTATGAACGACTGATTATTGCGGAGAAATTGCGGGAAACGGAAGGGCGTTTAGCGGAAACAGCGCGCCGTTTAGGCATCTCACGTCAGTTACTAAAATATAAATGTTTAAAATACGAGTTGTTGTAA
- a CDS encoding amidohydrolase has product MKIFRNAKIYTANTDSHSATAMVVADGKIQWLGLEEDMPLYEGEIVDLQGKVIIPGIIDAHMHPIMLADVLEQVACLPPQIFSIEEMIVALQKYDASQRGWILGWGYDEGKLAEKRAPLKEDLDRASTALPVIVMRTCGHIISVNSKALEIAGITKDTPNPQGGQIDRDQNGEPTGVLRENARNLVLQHLPSPSEDEIVARLVKLSHILASYGVTSITEMMATVSPLDYLTLYRKARSKGLKQRVAVNYVWDDIQKHDLLVEDNLDRQAGAYIGGIKLFSDGSVSGRTALVSEPFLNSTETGIAMTTKEELLAASTVARKYGIQLVVHGMGDKAIDLIVDTFYEEEAWLTDAPSVRIEHAAMPSESALKKAADWGIGFVPQPIFLFCEIESYLQNLGLEKTQTLYGVQTFLQQGIATALSSDAPATSWAEASNPFVTIQAAVTRTAYDGTNLGAAERISVEEALQLYTADAKKMIRMENVGQLKEGYEANFVILAEDLRDISQDQIMNVKPLATYIEGECVFKQ; this is encoded by the coding sequence ATGAAAATTTTTCGCAATGCAAAAATTTATACAGCAAATACCGACAGTCACTCTGCTACAGCAATGGTTGTTGCTGATGGCAAGATTCAATGGCTCGGTTTAGAAGAAGATATGCCTTTATATGAGGGCGAAATTGTTGATCTACAGGGAAAAGTAATTATTCCAGGTATTATCGACGCGCATATGCATCCAATAATGTTAGCAGATGTGCTAGAGCAAGTGGCTTGTCTACCACCTCAAATTTTTTCTATTGAAGAAATGATTGTAGCTTTGCAAAAATACGACGCTAGTCAACGTGGCTGGATTTTAGGATGGGGCTACGATGAAGGGAAGCTTGCTGAAAAACGTGCACCACTAAAAGAAGATTTAGATCGTGCATCGACAGCCTTACCTGTTATCGTCATGCGTACGTGCGGACATATTATTTCTGTTAATAGTAAAGCACTAGAAATTGCGGGCATTACAAAGGATACTCCAAATCCGCAAGGGGGACAAATTGACCGAGATCAAAATGGAGAGCCGACAGGTGTGCTGCGTGAAAATGCGCGCAATTTAGTGCTACAACATTTACCGTCACCTTCTGAGGATGAAATTGTGGCAAGACTCGTAAAGCTTTCTCATATTTTAGCTTCCTATGGCGTAACAAGTATTACAGAAATGATGGCAACGGTAAGTCCTCTTGATTATTTAACTTTATATCGTAAGGCACGTAGTAAAGGTTTGAAGCAACGTGTCGCGGTTAATTATGTATGGGATGATATACAAAAGCATGACTTATTAGTAGAAGATAATTTAGATCGCCAAGCGGGTGCATATATAGGTGGCATTAAGTTATTTTCGGATGGTAGTGTATCGGGACGTACAGCGCTTGTTTCTGAGCCATTTTTAAACAGTACTGAAACAGGTATTGCTATGACGACAAAAGAGGAACTTTTAGCAGCGTCTACTGTAGCAAGGAAGTATGGTATTCAATTAGTCGTTCATGGAATGGGCGACAAAGCGATAGACTTAATCGTTGATACTTTTTATGAAGAAGAAGCATGGTTAACAGATGCACCATCTGTTCGTATTGAGCATGCAGCGATGCCATCAGAAAGCGCTTTGAAAAAGGCTGCTGATTGGGGTATTGGGTTTGTGCCACAACCAATCTTCCTATTTTGTGAAATTGAAAGCTACCTACAAAATCTCGGCCTAGAGAAAACGCAAACATTATATGGAGTGCAAACATTTTTACAGCAAGGTATTGCAACAGCTTTATCATCAGACGCACCAGCGACATCTTGGGCTGAAGCATCTAATCCATTCGTAACGATTCAGGCAGCTGTTACACGTACTGCATATGATGGAACAAATTTAGGCGCCGCAGAGCGTATTTCAGTAGAAGAAGCATTGCAGCTTTATACTGCGGATGCGAAAAAGATGATACGTATGGAAAATGTCGGTCAGTTGAAAGAGGGATATGAAGCGAACTTCGTTATATTAGCAGAAGACCTTCGCGACATATCACAAGACCAAATTATGAATGTGAAGCCACTTGCAACGTATATTGAAGGTGAGTGTGTTTTTAAACAGTAA
- the pdxT gene encoding pyridoxal 5'-phosphate synthase glutaminase subunit PdxT, translating to MKKIGVLALQGAVREHVQMIEALGCQTVLVKHKEHLVGLDGLVLPGGESTTMRKLLNRYELLEPIRTFAQQGLPMFGTCAGLILLAKELVNHEPHLAVMDVVVARNSFGRQVDSFEVALDVPAIGEAIRAVFIRAPHIVSVGAGVEVLAEHEGKIVLARDRHYLGCSFHPELTTDSRILEYFVTTMV from the coding sequence ATGAAAAAAATCGGAGTGTTAGCATTACAGGGTGCTGTTCGAGAGCATGTTCAAATGATAGAAGCACTCGGGTGTCAAACGGTTTTAGTAAAGCACAAGGAGCACTTAGTAGGGCTCGATGGCCTTGTCTTACCAGGTGGCGAAAGTACGACGATGCGCAAGTTGCTAAATCGCTATGAGTTGCTGGAACCAATACGGACATTTGCGCAACAAGGATTACCTATGTTTGGCACTTGTGCAGGTCTTATTTTACTTGCTAAAGAGCTGGTCAATCATGAACCACATTTAGCTGTTATGGATGTTGTCGTTGCTCGAAATTCATTTGGACGTCAAGTAGATAGCTTTGAAGTGGCATTGGATGTGCCAGCTATCGGTGAAGCGATACGTGCTGTCTTTATTCGAGCACCGCATATTGTATCAGTCGGTGCAGGTGTGGAAGTATTAGCTGAGCATGAAGGAAAAATCGTGCTAGCACGTGATAGACATTACCTTGGATGTTCATTTCATCCTGAATTAACGACAGATTCGCGCATTCTCGAATATTTTGTGACGACTATGGTGTGA
- the tadA gene encoding tRNA adenosine(34) deaminase TadA gives MDIFKTDRMFMGQALEEAKKAALLGEVPIGAVLVYEGEVIARAHNLRETTQNATTHAELMVIQEACKKIGSWRLEQTTLYVTLEPCPMCAGAILQSRVPRVVYGARDMKAGCVDSLYHLLNDARFNHECEVTEGIMAEDCGQILTDFFRALRERKKAEKKARKMAEGTESYKSL, from the coding sequence GTGGACATTTTTAAAACAGACCGTATGTTTATGGGCCAAGCTTTAGAAGAAGCGAAAAAAGCTGCCTTGCTTGGCGAGGTGCCAATAGGAGCCGTTCTTGTATACGAAGGGGAAGTCATTGCGCGAGCCCATAATCTACGTGAAACAACCCAAAATGCAACAACGCATGCTGAATTAATGGTTATTCAGGAGGCATGTAAAAAAATAGGTAGTTGGCGTCTTGAACAAACAACGCTTTATGTAACGCTGGAACCTTGCCCTATGTGTGCTGGGGCCATTTTGCAATCACGAGTACCACGTGTCGTCTATGGTGCGCGAGATATGAAAGCAGGTTGTGTTGATTCACTCTATCACTTATTAAATGATGCTCGCTTTAACCATGAATGTGAAGTTACAGAGGGCATTATGGCGGAAGATTGTGGTCAAATTTTAACGGATTTTTTCCGTGCATTGCGTGAACGAAAAAAGGCGGAGAAAAAGGCGCGTAAAATGGCGGAAGGCACAGAATCTTATAAATCACTGTAG
- a CDS encoding ArsR/SmtB family transcription factor, protein MDEQVKQVEVESGKGQHLDEETLFVVSQTFKALSDPTRIRILNLLCSDEHSVNDIAEILNLSQSTVSHQLRFLKNLRLVKFRREGTSLYYSKDDDHIMNLLKQAIEHATHN, encoded by the coding sequence ATGGATGAACAAGTTAAACAAGTAGAAGTAGAGAGTGGCAAGGGACAGCACTTAGACGAAGAAACACTATTTGTTGTATCTCAAACGTTCAAAGCACTGAGTGATCCGACAAGAATACGGATTTTAAATTTATTATGCTCTGATGAGCACTCTGTTAACGACATTGCTGAAATATTAAACTTAAGTCAATCAACAGTATCCCATCAATTACGATTTTTAAAAAATTTGAGATTGGTGAAATTTAGGAGAGAAGGAACAAGCTTATATTATTCAAAAGATGATGATCATATCATGAATTTATTAAAGCAAGCAATAGAACATGCTACACACAATTAA
- the pdxS gene encoding pyridoxal 5'-phosphate synthase lyase subunit PdxS, translated as MKQTGTELVKRGMAEMQKGGVIMDVINAEQAKIAEASGAVAVMALERVPSDIRKAGGVARMADPRIVEEVMGAVTIPVMAKARIGHIVEARVLEAMGVDYIDESEVLTPADEEYHLLKSDYTVPFVCGCRDLGEAARRIGEGASMLRTKGEPGTGNIVEAVRHIRKVNAQVRKVVGMTEDELMTEAKLLGAPFELLREIKRLGRLPVVNFAAGGVATPADAALMMELGADGVFVGSGIFKSENPEKFARAIVEATTHYKDYQLIAEISKELGVPMKGIDIAQLSQNERMQERGW; from the coding sequence ATGAAGCAAACAGGAACTGAATTAGTAAAGCGTGGGATGGCTGAAATGCAAAAGGGTGGCGTAATTATGGATGTCATAAATGCAGAACAGGCAAAAATTGCGGAAGCGTCAGGGGCTGTAGCTGTTATGGCGTTAGAGCGTGTACCTTCAGATATTCGAAAGGCAGGGGGTGTTGCACGCATGGCAGATCCTCGTATTGTGGAAGAGGTTATGGGAGCTGTTACTATTCCAGTAATGGCGAAGGCGCGTATTGGTCATATTGTTGAAGCGCGAGTTTTAGAAGCGATGGGCGTTGATTATATCGATGAGAGTGAGGTCCTAACGCCTGCGGATGAGGAGTATCATTTATTAAAGAGTGATTATACAGTACCATTCGTATGCGGCTGTCGTGATTTAGGGGAGGCAGCTCGTCGAATCGGTGAAGGTGCATCGATGCTACGAACGAAAGGTGAGCCAGGGACAGGTAACATTGTAGAGGCTGTACGCCATATTCGTAAGGTGAATGCGCAAGTGCGAAAAGTGGTCGGAATGACTGAGGATGAGTTAATGACAGAAGCAAAATTGCTCGGTGCTCCTTTTGAATTATTACGAGAAATTAAAAGACTTGGTCGCTTGCCAGTTGTAAACTTTGCTGCTGGTGGTGTAGCGACGCCAGCGGATGCAGCATTGATGATGGAATTAGGTGCTGATGGTGTATTTGTTGGGTCGGGTATTTTTAAATCAGAAAATCCAGAGAAATTTGCACGTGCCATTGTCGAAGCAACGACACATTATAAAGACTATCAATTGATTGCCGAAATTTCAAAAGAGCTTGGTGTACCGATGAAAGGCATTGATATTGCACAGCTAAGTCAAAATGAACGCATGCAAGAACGAGGCTGGTAA
- the copZ gene encoding copper chaperone CopZ codes for MQNVTLNVQGMSCGHCVNSVEKSVGALAGVEQVKVNLADGLVDVAFDDAQVSLAQIKETIDDQGYEVE; via the coding sequence ATGCAAAATGTAACTTTAAATGTACAAGGAATGTCATGTGGACATTGTGTTAATTCAGTGGAGAAAAGTGTCGGTGCACTCGCTGGTGTAGAACAAGTAAAAGTAAATTTAGCTGATGGTTTGGTAGATGTAGCGTTTGACGATGCACAAGTCTCACTTGCGCAAATTAAAGAAACGATTGACGATCAAGGTTATGAGGTAGAATAA
- a CDS encoding metal-sensitive transcriptional regulator: MEDTVKDDACQTEETASCRKSHHPERVKKDLTTRLNRIEGQIRGIKGMIEKDVYCDDVITQLSATQSALNSVAKILLEGHLKGCVVDRLSEGDEAVLDELVVTIQKLMKK, encoded by the coding sequence TTGGAGGACACAGTGAAAGATGATGCTTGTCAAACAGAAGAAACTGCGTCATGTCGTAAAAGTCACCACCCTGAGCGCGTAAAAAAGGATTTAACGACTCGTTTAAATCGAATCGAAGGTCAAATCCGAGGCATTAAGGGAATGATTGAAAAGGACGTTTACTGTGATGATGTAATTACGCAGTTGTCTGCCACGCAATCCGCTTTAAATAGCGTAGCGAAAATTTTATTAGAAGGTCATTTAAAAGGCTGTGTCGTTGATCGTCTCTCTGAGGGCGATGAAGCGGTCCTAGATGAATTAGTAGTGACCATTCAGAAATTAATGAAAAAATAA